The proteins below are encoded in one region of Penicillium psychrofluorescens genome assembly, chromosome: 4:
- a CDS encoding uncharacterized protein (ID:PFLUO_006865-T1.cds;~source:funannotate), translating into MTREDPPHDSPGEDMASQREQPPAPPERETIPTNSEPPSIASSQTTRTANDYTRSQAALHAKVAIPRQRSGVAPRFNRRVPRACESCRQRKTKCSGDTPVCRQCRELRVTCQYPAGWKERTKKQVEKLSEKAADYENLLRDLGSTVETKAADRIRNLLDKHHVLEPDYSSNSQSHSVTPKDDLEAAAEEPSSPSSIGSLEAIDRVDEDLNRDERTRATGYLGKNSEITWMQRVQQEAEQRAQGKPGRISPAKTDQNPDGEFTLHTVNYHLDDMDISAPGPVQTYYMPPRELADHLFEDYLTTVHPFFPIINRPLFRAQYQTFYDSAARPGDKWLAILNMIFAISAKHAHLMDAPWRGDSQDHLVYLTRARILSMNGDVLFSHPDLQQVQVEGLIAFYLLSSDQINRAWRISALAVRSAITLGINMKNSSTSTPNVSKEARYRVWWCLYTFEHMLGIMTGRATCILDGVCTSPLPIPFDEDQLEEPAAAEVLNDASLRDNRINSVMASSWVRHMPLNPANGKEATKERSPNSEWLTSLPLSFGLIYSYYCDLAVVAQEIVKKVYSVDCVMVPWPHIENRIGELKARIDLWYSLLPPALDFSRKEEESADLLRGKLSLALHYYSARITLGRPCLCQRDARPRNPSQKPSFNHEMAVISLESATRMLDLIPDEPNAVQLYQICPWWCILHYLMQAATVLLLELSFGSVHVPDEEPRFIQLTKKSIRWLYDMSQHSIASRRAWQLCDVSLRRLAVGMKLDVSDMPVGKYHSEPEIPQNATQSEDISRQPPQSDNLWGPQAPSQMPLQQDFSAYPSMSTSELLSSLTAEAQSGDSYFPYDPIGGEFIRSFFPDNAEDEQNWQ; encoded by the exons ATGACAAGAGAGGACCCACCCCATGATTCTCCGGGTGAGGACATGGCCTCACAGCGCGAACAgccaccagcaccgccagAACGCGAAACCATCCCCACGAACTCGGAGCCCCCTTCCATCGCCTCATCACAAACTACGAGAACGGCCAATGACTACACGAGAAGCCAAGCGGCATTGCATGCGAAAGTGGCGATCCCTCGTCAACGCTCCGGTGTCGCCCCGCGATTCAACCGCCGGGTTCCCCGCGCTTGCGAATCGTGTAGACAGCGCAAGACGAAATGCAGTGGCGATACCCCGGTTTGTCGACAATGTCGCGAGTTAAGGGTCACTTGCCAGTATCCCGCGGGCTGGAAGGAGAGAACCAAAAA GCAGGTAGAAAAGCTGTCGGAGAAAGCGGCAGACTATGAGAATCTCTTGAGGGACTTGGGAAGCACGGTCGAAACCAAGGCCGCTGACCGGATCAGGAATTTGTTGGATAAG CACCACGTTCTGGAACCGGATTACTCTTCAAACAGCCAGTCTCATTCGGTCACCCCCAAAGATGacctggaagcagcagcagaggagccttcttccccatcgTCCATCGGATCCCTGGAGGCGATCGACCGAGTGGATGAGGACCTGAATAGGGATGAACGCACACGAGCGACGGGGTACCTAGGCAAAAACTCGGAGATCACTTGGATGCAGCGGGTGCAGCAAGAGGCAGAACAACGTGCCCAAGGCAAACCAGGCAGGATATCGCCTGCCAAAACCGACCAGAACCCCGACGGTGAATTTACTCTGCATACAGTCAACTACCATTTGGATGACATGGACATCTCTGCGCCTGGACCGGTGCAAACGTATTACATGCCGCCTCGCGAGCTGGCCGATCATTTGTTTGAGGATTATTTGACCACCGTCCACCCATTCTTTCCCATCATCAATCGGCCCTTGTTCCGGGCGCAATACCAGACCTTCTATGATTCTGCTGCTCGTCCCGGTGACAAGTGGCTGGCCATCCTGAATATGATTTTTGCTATTTCTGCAAAACATGCTCACCTGATGGATGCACCGTGGCGTGGAGATTCCCAGGACCATCTGGTGTATTTGACTCGGGCCCGCATCCTCAGCATGAATGGCGATGTTCTTTTCAGTCATCCTGATCTCCAACAGGTTCAGGTGGAGGGGTTGATTGCTTTTTACCTGCTCTCCTCTGATCAGATTAACCG GGCATGGAGGATCTCGGCTTTGGCGGTGCGATCTGCAATCACACTGGGTATCAACATGAAGAATAGCAGCACCTCGACCCCGAACGTTTCCAAGGAGGCTCGCTATCGTGTCTGGTGGTGTCTGTACACATTCGAACACATGTTGGGAATCATGACCGGCCGCGCCACATGTATTCTGGATGGCGTGTGTACCTCACCGTTACCGATTCCCTTTGACGAAGATCAACTAGAAGAGCCAGCGGCTGCCGAAGTTCTCAATGACGCCAGTCTTCGTGACAATCGCATCAACAGCGTGATGGCCAGTTCGTGGGTTCGACACATGCCGCTCAACCCGGCAAATGGTAAAGAGGCCACCAAAGAACGATCCCCGAATTCCGAGTGGCTTACGAGTCTCCCGTTATCTTTCGGGCTTATCTACTCCTATTATTGCGATCTAGCAGTGGTTGCTCAGGAGATCGTCAAGAAGGTATATTCTGTGGATTGCGTGATGGTACCGTGGCCGCATATAGAGAATCGGATAGGGGAACTGAAAGCCAGAATCGACTTGTGGTATTCTCTTCTCCCGCCTGCTCTTGACTTCAGCcgcaaggaggaggaaagtgcagatcttctccgcggGAAGCTGTCCCTGGCCCTCCATTACTACAGTGCCCGCATCACACTGGGACGCCCTTGTCTCTGTCAGCGCGACGCGCGCCCGAGAAATCCCTCCCAAAAACCGTCTTTCAACCACGAAATGGCCGTGATTAGCCTCGAGTCTGCCACACGCATGCTTGACCTCATCCCCGATGAGCCGAACGCCGTCCAGCTGTATCAGATCTGTCCGTGGTGGTGCATCCTGCATTATCTCATGCAGGCGGCAACGGTACTACTTCTGGAACTATCATTCGGCTCCGTTCATGTGCCCGACGAAGAACCGAGATTCATCCAGCTGACTAAAAAATCCATCCGGTGGCTTTACGACATGTCTCAGCACAGCATCGCCTCCCGCCGTGCATGGCAGCTCTGTGATGTTAGTCTGCGAAGACTGGCCGTGGGAATGAAACTCGATGTCAGCGATATGCCCGTGGGCAAGTATCACAGCGAACCCGAAATCCCCCAGAACGCCACTCAATCGGAAGACATCAGCCGGCAGCCTCCTCAATCTGACAATTTATGGGGTCCGCAGGCGCCGTCTCAGATGCCCTTACAGCAGGACTTCTCGGCCTACCCCTCCATGTCAACATCGGAACTTTTGTCCTCGCTGACTGCCGAGGCGCAGTCCGGCGATAGCTACTTCCCCTATGACCCCATCGGCGGGGAGTTCATCCGGTCTTTCTTCCCTGACAATGCTGAGGATGAACAGAACTGGCAATGA
- a CDS encoding uncharacterized protein (ID:PFLUO_006866-T1.cds;~source:funannotate): MVRRLHNVNRRQCLESCDSIKSLLCDENGQISGSRTMVAGFTAGIAESVFAVTPFESIKTQLIEDRKRAQPRMNGFIHGTRVIASEQGIRGFFKGLVPSTARQGANSAVRFTSYTTLKKYAEGVFPSNENGKLGTVGTFAVGGLAGIITV, from the exons ATGGTACGCCGGCTGCACAACGTTAATCGCCGGCAATGCCTTGAAAGCTGCGATTC TATTAAGAGCCTCTTATGCGACGAGAACGGCCAGATTAGCGGATCTCGGACGATGGTAGCTGGCTTCACAGCTGGTATTGCCGAGTCCGTTTTTGCGGTCACGCCCTTTGAGAGCATCAAGACACAGCTGATTGAGGATCGAAAGCGTGCACAGCCACGAATGAATGGGTTTATCCATGGAACAAGAGTAATTGCGAGCGAACAGGGGATTCGAGGGTTCTTTAAAGGCCTTGTTCCGTCGACTGCGCGGCAAGGGGCGAACAGCGCAGTCAGGTTCACCTCCTATACCACGCTAAAGAAGTATGCCGAGGGGGTGTTTCCTTCTAATGAGAATGGAAAACTGGGTACAGTGGGCACCTTTGCTGTTGGTGGACTGGCCGGTATTATCACGGTGTAA
- a CDS encoding uncharacterized protein (ID:PFLUO_006864-T1.cds;~source:funannotate), producing MPYNTRRKSLSLPSLGIHLPNSSRRSPSFSKSHATDDLHPSKKVKRSHDSGSLSPEPSPFSANDYRNSTAMRAIRRTAYEHTPPPSPMDGVAPKIDTEGIHDDIVVAAIDQLEKTGNRPHLVKELAAVLITLNANVANSVNPAALLSSRLAAYMKRPWTALAPCPVAKELIPIHPRKVYYYLTTCPRQPIPENSDDLLVIVDGKNITPSVSSLDDEDDVMARERSPSPEVDLSSPDFEEGEDSSASSAESIFDNHTRLMHSNRAASPPLEGDEKEFTQTASAVRERASEEKASRTDRSLSVLSEELSVMEDSRDSPVDGGSLSPAERMSEEEYSDYFTHMTDMPEHSDEAAASALFGTSPSPSLSSVASSLSSATSTVTDAEKPVPQISLPEAPVSTLKRSLDMLNSELSEVDLKMSDLTESHEKLSLHPRTESFFDSWRELQNPESVEMDELDEMFGEI from the exons ATGCCGTATAATACTCGGCGCAAGTCGCTATCGCTCCCTTCCCTGGGCATCCACCTCCCTAATTCCTCCCGCCGCTCTCCGTCTTTCTCCAAGTCGCACGCGACCGACGATCTCCACCCGTCAAAAAAAGTCAAGAGGTCGCACGACTCAGGCTCCTTATCGCCCGAGCCGTCCCCATTCTCCGCCAATGACTACCGGAACTCCACAGCCATGCGCGCAATCCGGCGCACCGCTTACGAGCATACACCGCCGCCCTCGCCCATGGACGGTGTTGCGCCGAAGATCGATACCGAAGGCATCCACGACGACATCGTTGTCGCCGCCATTGATCAACTAGAGAAAACGGGGAATCGCCCACACTTGGTGAAAGAGCTGGCTGCAGTGCTCATTACATTGAATGCGAATGTCGCCAA TTCGGTGAACCCCGCTGCCCTGCTCTCGTCGCGGCTGGCCGCGTATATGAAGCGCCCATGGACGGCGCTTGCTCCTTGTCCGGTCGCTAAGGAGCTCATTCCCATTCATCCGCGCAAGGTGTACTACTATCTGACGACCTGCCCGCGGCAACCGATCCCGGAGAACTCGGACGACCTGTTGGTCATCGTGGACGGCAAGAACATCACCCCCAGTGTATCTAgcctggatgatgaagacgacgtAATGGCGCGGGAGCGTAGCCCCAGCCCGGAAGTCGACTTGTCTTCCCCTGActttgaagaaggggaagactcctccgcctcttctGCTGAGTCTATCTTCGATAACCATACGCGCCTGATGCACTCAAACCGTGCGGCTTCCCCACCCCTGGAGGGTGACGAGAAGGAATTTACGCAGACGGCCAGCGCAGTGCGCGAGCGCGCATCCGAGGAAAAAGCCAGCCGGACAGACCGGAGTCTTTCCGTACTGTCGGAGGAACTCAGCGTTATGGAAGACTCGCGTGACTCCCCTGTTGACGGTGGATCCCTCTCGCCGGCTGAGCGCATGTCCGAGGAAGAATACAGCGACTACTTTACTCACATGACGGACATGCCAGAACACTCGGATGAAGCCGCTGCCAGCGCACTGTTCGGcacctcgccgtcgccgtcgctcaGCTCGGTTGCCTCGTCGCTCTCATCCGCCACGAGCACAGTCACCGATGCCGAAAAACCCGTTCCACAGATCAGCCTTCCCGAGGCTCCTGTATCGACCCTGAAGCGCTCCTTGGATATGCTGAATAGTGAGCTCTCGGAAGTGGACTTGAAGATGTCCGACCTGACCGAGTCGCATGAGAAGCTGTCCTTGCACCCCCGGACCGAGTCCTTCTTTGACTCGTGGCGGGAGCTTCAGAACCCCGAGTCCGTCGAAATGGATGAACTCGACGAGATGTTTGGAGAAATCTAG